CCGCAGGTAAAATGAGTTACGAAAAAGTAATTGATAACCAAGAAGCGCGTTTGCCTCTTATGGTCTCTATGCCATTGATTAACGAAGCGCAAGAAAATGTATTGTTCTATGCCAAACGAGGTACAAAGAAGCAGTTGGTTAAGGTTAATTTCTAAAACGAATAACCATGGCTTATTTTAACAACAATTAAAATTATATATTGGATTTATTCTATAATTTTTGGGATAAATCCAATTCATTGAGCCCAAAAAACTACATCACAGGCAGAGGTGCTCAGCACAATAACACCAACAAATTTTCTGAGTTCACGTATGAAACACGTGATGATTTCCTCGAATTTTGCCGCATAGAAGGGGAGGACGCAGATAAAAATAAAACGCAATACCTTCCAATTTTCCCTAAATCAATAATAAATAAGATGACCAGTCCTGATATTGGTATGGAATACAGCATGAATCCCTATCAAGGGTGTGAACATGGCTGTATCTATTGCTATGCGCGTAATACGCATGAATTTTGGGGGTTAGCGCAGCGCTTGATTTTGAACAGGGCGGCGAAAGTGCTACATCAAATTAAGGAATGTCACGGTGGGACTTTAAATGATAGTCGTTTTGGAATACGCAGTAAAGGAGATGGGGTTATAGCAACTCAAATTCATGATCTAATGCGTTTAGCGAAAAGAACCTATTTTAAGAATAGCGAGAGGCAATCATTACATACAAGTTTGCACAAATTACATAAAGTCGGGCAGTTAAAATTATTTTAAGATAAAATTGGCATGAGGCCATAGAAAGGTTTTAAAGTTCTTCACGTCCAATACAATAGCACTAAAAAATAAGGGAAATGGAAATAAATATATGGTCAGATATTAGATGTCCTTTTTGCTATATCGGCAAAAGAAAATTTGAAGCCGCTTTGGTAAATTTTCCACATAAAGATCAAATTACAGTAAACTGGAAATGTTTTGAACTAGATCCTAGTATAGAAACGAAGCCAGAAGTAGATTATACCGAATATTTTATGGAGCACAAGAATGTAGATCAAGAGGGTGCTTCCGGTATGTTTAATCATGTAACGGCTATGGCTCGTGAGGTAGGGCTAGCTTTTAATATAAAAGATGGTGTCATTGCTAATTCTTTAAATGCACATAGATTGTTGCATTATGCTAAAAAAGAAGGGTATGCAGAGACTACAAAAGAAGCCTTGTTAAAAGCGCAGCTTGTAGACGCAGAAAATATAGACGATAAGGAACACCTTATTGTTTTGGCAAAAGCTATTGGAATGAATGGTGATGCGGTTAGGGAAATGCTTAATTCTGAGGACTACACCTATGAAGTGAGACAGGATGAACTGGAGGCTAGAAATCTAGGGATTAATGGAGTACCGTTTTTTGTTTTAGATCATAAATACGGTATTTCAGGAGCACAACCTACAGAGGTTTTTGCTGAGGCTTTAGACCAAGCATGGAAAAAACACAATGAAGAGAAACTTACCATTTTGCCTGTTGGTGAAACTGGTGGTTCTTGTGATGTAGAAGGTAATTGTTGTTAAGTGTTTTTTATGTTTAGGTGAAAAAGGCTTGGAGTAAACTCCAAGCCTTTTTTTTATGCTATTATTTTAACTCCCAACCTTTACGATACGTCCCTTTAACCCATTCATTGGCTTTTTCATAATTAGTGACCCGCATGTTTTCTCCATCCCATAAGATTTTACGCCTTCCAGGATAAGCAAATGGTTCCCAATCTCCAATTTTTTTACCGGGAATTAATTCTTTGTATTGGTAAGCTTTAATGGCTAAGTTACCCATTAGAACAGCTTCTGTTAAGGGTCCTGATTTTGAAAAATCTGATGAGGTGGGTGTGCCTTCTATACATCCATTAACAAAATTCATCGCATGGCCTGCAGTATCACCTTCAATTCTACTTAGTGTTGGTTTTGGTGGATTAAACATACCCATAGTTTCAGACGGTAATAACCTAGCATTTCTAGAATAGGTATCTGTTACCAAAATTCCTTTAGTACCATAAAAAATGCTTCCGCCTCCATTGTCACCAATAGTTTCCCCAGTTTTTAATTCGTCTGGTAGGTCTGGCTTTAGTCCGCCATCATACCAATTCAATGCAATATCACCGTGGGCTTCTGTGTTAAACTTTAAGCGCACAATAGAAGATGCGGGGCAAGACTGGTGGTAATCTGCTTCTATAAAATCGCCTACCCAATTGGTGGTACAACTGGCTTCTGCTTCTGTGGGGTAGCCTAGGCCTAAGGTGCTAAATGGGGTTTCCATAATATGACAGCCCATATCTCCTAAAGCTCCCGTGCCAAAATCCCACCAACCGCGCCATTTGAAAGGCAAGTATCCGGAATAAAAAGGTCTGTCTGCGGCAGGTCCTAACCATAAATCCCAATCTAATTCTTTGGGAATGGGGTCTCCACCTTTTGGGAGCGGAATTCCTTGCGGCCAAACAGGTCTGTTGGTCCAACAATCTACTTTTTGTATTTTGCCAATAAAACCAGAATCTATCCATTCTTTTGCTTGTCTACTGCCATCACTAGAGGCTCCTTGGTTGCCCATTTGAGTAACAATCCCGTTTTCCTTAGCAATTTTGGTCATCAAACGCGCTTCATGAATATTGTGTGTTAATGGCTTTTCTACATAAGCATGCTTTTTTGCACGCATAAAAGGTAAGGCTATTGTAGCATGGGTATGATCTGGTGTGGCTACCATGATCGCATCAATATCATTTAGATGTTTGTCATAAACAGTTCTAAAATCTTTATATAATTTTGCTTTCGGATGTAGTTTTTGGCTGTCTTTAACTTGGCGGTAATCTACATCGGCATAAGCAACGAATTTTACTTTTTTAGTATTGGTAAGGTCGTTAATTACTCCACCACCTCGACCTCCAATTCCAAAACCAGCCATGTAAAGGGTATCACTTGGGGGAACGTGATTCTTGCCTAAAACAAAACTAGGTACAATAGAAAATACAGCCGAGGCTGCAGCTGCATTTTTAATAAATTTTCTTCTTTGCATCATAAGTTAGTTTGAGTATGAGTATTAAAAATACACGATATTTTACTAATTATGCAATTTGTAAATGCGAGATATAGATAAAAATTAGATTTTAGGTCTATTTTTTAATAAGATTGTATTTGAGCTTAAAGCGATTGTGGATTCCATTCATGCGAAAATTGCGCTAAATAGTCTAGCATAAATTGATGCCGTTGTTCCGCTAGGATCTTCCCATTTTTAGTGTTCATCTTATCCTTTAAAAGCAATAATTTTTCGTAAAAATGATTTATGGTAGGCGCGCTAGATTTTTTATACGCTTCTTTGGTCATATGTAAATTAGGTGCAATATCAGGATTGTAGAGTTCTCTGTTTTTAAAACCACCATAATTAAACGCACGTGCTATACCAATGGCTCCAATAGCATCTAAACGATCTGCGTCTTGAATAATGTCTAATTCTTTTGAGGTGAATTTTGCGCCTCCTACTTCTAAGGTCTTTTTAAAGGAGATATTATCAATGATCAGGACAACATGCTCAATAATTTTTTTATCAACCTTTAAAGAATTTAAAAATTCCTGCGCAAGCTTAGGACCCACTGTTTCATCGCCATCATGAAATTTTGCATCGGCTATATCATGGAGTAAAGCACCAAGACTTACTACAAGAGTATCTATATCTTTTTCGTCTTTAGCAATTAATAAGGAGGTTCTAAATACGCGCTGAATATGAAACCAGTCATGACCGCCTTCTGCTCCTTGCAAAGTTTCTTTTACAAAGGCTATTGTTTCTTCTATGATAGTGGTGTTGGTCATTTAAATATGTACTCCAGTAGTTATTACTTTTTCTATTTGTGCTGTTAACGTATCAAGGTCACCTGTATTTTCTATAGGTTGATGTACATCTAAAGTAATATGACTTCCTAATCCATTAGGAAATTTTCCATACCGAAGCGTTTTCCATGAGTTGTTAATGCTAATGGGAACAATTAAGGCGGAAGGTGCATTCTTTATCAATAATTTTAAACCTGTAGTTTGGAAAGGCTTAGGATGCCCTGTTCGGCTTCTTGTTCCTTCAGGAAAAATTATAGCACTTCTATGATGTTCTTCAATGTACTTACCTAATTTTATAATCTGACTTAGTGCCTGCTTGCTATCTTTTCTGTCGATTAAAACAGAACCACCATGAACAAGATTATAGGATACACTAGGGATTCCTTTTCCGAGCTCTATTTTGCTCACAAATTTTGGGTGGTTTTTTCGCAGATACCAAATTAAAGGCGGAATATCGAGCATACTTTGGTGATTTGCTACAATTATCAAAGGTCTATCTGTAGGTAAGGTATAAGGGTTTTTAAAACGATAGGTTGTTCCTATGATAAGTGAACATCGCATTAAAGATAAGTTAAGCAGGCTCACGACTCTTTTAAGACCTGAATAGCCAAAAAGGTTGTGTGCTAGCCACTGTAGAGGGTGAAAAACTAAAAGTGTTAACCCAAAACAAACCAGGTATAATGCACTAAGCGGATATGCGATAATTTTTTGCATGGTACAAAAATAAAAAACCGCTCTATATAGAACGGTTTTTAAAATAAAAATTTTATTTTTTCATTTAAAACGCAC
This genomic stretch from Cellulophaga algicola DSM 14237 harbors:
- a CDS encoding radical SAM family protein; this encodes MDLFYNFWDKSNSLSPKNYITGRGAQHNNTNKFSEFTYETRDDFLEFCRIEGEDADKNKTQYLPIFPKSIINKMTSPDIGMEYSMNPYQGCEHGCIYCYARNTHEFWGLAQRLILNRAAKVLHQIKECHGGTLNDSRFGIRSKGDGVIATQIHDLMRLAKRTYFKNSERQSLHTSLHKLHKVGQLKLF
- a CDS encoding DsbA family oxidoreductase, which gives rise to MEINIWSDIRCPFCYIGKRKFEAALVNFPHKDQITVNWKCFELDPSIETKPEVDYTEYFMEHKNVDQEGASGMFNHVTAMAREVGLAFNIKDGVIANSLNAHRLLHYAKKEGYAETTKEALLKAQLVDAENIDDKEHLIVLAKAIGMNGDAVREMLNSEDYTYEVRQDELEARNLGINGVPFFVLDHKYGISGAQPTEVFAEALDQAWKKHNEEKLTILPVGETGGSCDVEGNCC
- a CDS encoding Gfo/Idh/MocA family protein, with translation MQRRKFIKNAAAASAVFSIVPSFVLGKNHVPPSDTLYMAGFGIGGRGGGVINDLTNTKKVKFVAYADVDYRQVKDSQKLHPKAKLYKDFRTVYDKHLNDIDAIMVATPDHTHATIALPFMRAKKHAYVEKPLTHNIHEARLMTKIAKENGIVTQMGNQGASSDGSRQAKEWIDSGFIGKIQKVDCWTNRPVWPQGIPLPKGGDPIPKELDWDLWLGPAADRPFYSGYLPFKWRGWWDFGTGALGDMGCHIMETPFSTLGLGYPTEAEASCTTNWVGDFIEADYHQSCPASSIVRLKFNTEAHGDIALNWYDGGLKPDLPDELKTGETIGDNGGGSIFYGTKGILVTDTYSRNARLLPSETMGMFNPPKPTLSRIEGDTAGHAMNFVNGCIEGTPTSSDFSKSGPLTEAVLMGNLAIKAYQYKELIPGKKIGDWEPFAYPGRRKILWDGENMRVTNYEKANEWVKGTYRKGWELK
- a CDS encoding HD domain-containing protein, whose product is MTNTTIIEETIAFVKETLQGAEGGHDWFHIQRVFRTSLLIAKDEKDIDTLVVSLGALLHDIADAKFHDGDETVGPKLAQEFLNSLKVDKKIIEHVVLIIDNISFKKTLEVGGAKFTSKELDIIQDADRLDAIGAIGIARAFNYGGFKNRELYNPDIAPNLHMTKEAYKKSSAPTINHFYEKLLLLKDKMNTKNGKILAEQRHQFMLDYLAQFSHEWNPQSL
- a CDS encoding lysophospholipid acyltransferase family protein, with protein sequence MQKIIAYPLSALYLVCFGLTLLVFHPLQWLAHNLFGYSGLKRVVSLLNLSLMRCSLIIGTTYRFKNPYTLPTDRPLIIVANHQSMLDIPPLIWYLRKNHPKFVSKIELGKGIPSVSYNLVHGGSVLIDRKDSKQALSQIIKLGKYIEEHHRSAIIFPEGTRSRTGHPKPFQTTGLKLLIKNAPSALIVPISINNSWKTLRYGKFPNGLGSHITLDVHQPIENTGDLDTLTAQIEKVITTGVHI